A single genomic interval of Phocoenobacter uteri harbors:
- a CDS encoding LexA family protein: MARLRKLNRELPYQPMPLFRDTHAERSIKLDLNSLCIKRPTDTFFIQVKNPHLLAWGIELDDLLIVEKRSVFKINDMIVIEKNNEYKFYQFFNATNQEKILFSLDSAEPNLRIQHWNDINVAGVITNIVHQVRSQMPRTPQYMV; the protein is encoded by the coding sequence ATGGCTCGATTAAGAAAGTTAAATAGAGAATTACCTTATCAACCAATGCCTCTATTTCGTGATACTCATGCAGAGCGTTCAATTAAATTGGATTTGAATTCATTGTGTATTAAACGCCCTACGGATACTTTTTTTATACAGGTTAAAAATCCCCATTTATTGGCGTGGGGAATAGAATTAGATGACTTGCTAATTGTGGAAAAACGGAGTGTGTTTAAGATCAACGATATGATTGTGATTGAAAAAAATAATGAATATAAGTTTTACCAATTTTTTAATGCCACAAATCAAGAAAAAATACTTTTTTCATTAGATAGCGCTGAGCCAAACTTAAGAATTCAGCATTGGAATGACATCAATGTCGCAGGCGTTATTACGAATATTGTGCATCAGGTACGTAGCCAAATGCCACGCACCCCACAATATATGGTTTAA